CCAGACATCTCTTTTGGGTATATAAATATCCCCAGTATAGTGAACAGACAAAGGATGCAAAGGCGATTCCCACGGAAAGCTGGATATGCACCAGTCCGAAAAGAGCCGATGCTGTGAGGATTGCCTGGAGGGTTGCGTAGGGTTTGTCCAACACAGATTCAATGGTAGTTTGTATCACCCCTCTGGCAATAAATTCCTGTAGTGCCGCAACAGGGAGATATACCAATAAAATCAAATTAAAATTGTCCATCACGAACAATTCGCCGCCTATTTCTTTAGCCCAGAACATGATGAAAAAAACTTTGAGCAAAAGGAGTGAGCCACAAGCTGCGAGAGTGCCGGGCAGCATACGGCGGATGGATTCCACGGCCCCATCGAGGGTCACCCCAAGGGATGAAAATGAAAAACCACTTTTGCGAATGATGAAAATGCTTACCATTAGGAAAATTGCTTCAACGATTCTTGCCGAGTTTTTGTTTTCGTAATTGAGTTTGTCGGCAAGAAAGATCAGAAAAATGTATAGTGAAACGGAAAGGAACAGGCTTACAAAAATGTTTGAAAACAGGTTATTCTTTTTTTTCTCTTCCAGTAGTTCTGCATTTCTGGATTTCAGGCCTTCTATTGTTTTTTCTAGTACGAATTCTCTGGCTTCCAATTTAACGGACATAAATCCGAGAGATTCCAAGAACCGGACTTCATCCTGCGTATATTTTTTATTATCCTGCATTCGATCCATCTCAACTGAGTGGGAGTAATCTCCACGTATGACTGATGAGATTATTGCATCGAGCTGTTTTAATAAACTTTTGTCCATCGTTAACCTCGTGTTTCGAATTTGGGACATTCGCAATAGTCCCGCATCGCCTGAGAAGACGGGAATCTTCCGCAGTTGAAGTATTTCCAGAAGAGGCTGCCATAACACAAACATCTATTACCGGATGTATCTAAAAAACAGCAGTCGACAATGAACGTGCAGCATCGGTTACATTCTCCGCAGCTATCTTCAGGTAGAGTCCACTGTTTGGAGATACGGAAGAGGGTCGGGTCGGGGCGGTCCATGGGAGGCGAGGTCAGAGGTAAAACCGTTTTTATCAATCCTTGCTCCCGGCTTAGTAGACCCCAGATGTAGGCAGCCGAATAAAAATAGTATTTATGATAATATTTCAGGTAGTTCCAGAAACGTAGGTCGTTGAAAAAGAAATAAGAAGTGTAGGGGGCTATTATGTACAGGAATGTTCCACATGAAAGCAGGTTGATTAC
The sequence above is drawn from the Maridesulfovibrio ferrireducens genome and encodes:
- a CDS encoding CPBP family intramembrane glutamic endopeptidase, whose product is MDKSLLKQLDAIISSVIRGDYSHSVEMDRMQDNKKYTQDEVRFLESLGFMSVKLEAREFVLEKTIEGLKSRNAELLEEKKKNNLFSNIFVSLFLSVSLYIFLIFLADKLNYENKNSARIVEAIFLMVSIFIIRKSGFSFSSLGVTLDGAVESIRRMLPGTLAACGSLLLLKVFFIMFWAKEIGGELFVMDNFNLILLVYLPVAALQEFIARGVIQTTIESVLDKPYATLQAILTASALFGLVHIQLSVGIAFASFVCSLYWGYLYTQKRCLVGVSISHFMIGGLAYVLGFWDYLYII